The proteins below are encoded in one region of Qipengyuania sp. HL-TH1:
- a CDS encoding GFA family protein, giving the protein MSAVERIEGHCLCGAVTIALDNPAHEIEICQCAMCRRWGGSFYTAQTGERVEITGEDKATIYRSSEWAERAFCSQCGSNLWFRFLPTGNRSFSAGLFDAAAHHAIEKEIFVDERADWCRIEGDHPRQTGEEVIAEAKAAGFTFD; this is encoded by the coding sequence ATGAGCGCGGTCGAGCGGATCGAGGGCCATTGCCTGTGCGGCGCGGTCACCATCGCGCTCGACAATCCGGCGCATGAAATCGAGATCTGCCAGTGCGCCATGTGTCGGCGCTGGGGCGGCTCGTTCTACACTGCGCAGACCGGTGAGCGCGTTGAGATTACGGGCGAGGACAAGGCCACCATATACCGCTCGAGCGAATGGGCCGAACGCGCCTTCTGCTCGCAATGCGGCAGCAATCTGTGGTTCCGCTTCCTGCCGACCGGCAACCGCAGCTTTTCCGCGGGCCTGTTCGATGCGGCGGCCCACCATGCGATCGAGAAAGAGATCTTCGTCGACGAACGCGCCGACTGGTGCCGCATCGAAGGCGACCATCCGCGCCAGACCGGCGAAGAGGTGATCGCGGAAGCCAAGGCTGCGGGTTTCACCTTCGACTAG
- a CDS encoding lactoylglutathione lyase family protein yields the protein MNVSPKTFSHIGLSVPDLEAAVKFYTEVLGLYTIMEPTEVFEDDSPIGVMCTDVFGPNWKSLKIVHLATADRVGIEIFEFPGNYAPEDNLAHKRHGTFHFCVQDPDVEGLVEKIVAAGGKQRMPIREYYPGEKPYRMCYVEDPFGIVFEIYSHSYELTYSEGAYS from the coding sequence ATGAACGTATCGCCCAAGACCTTCTCCCATATCGGCCTCTCGGTCCCCGACCTCGAAGCCGCGGTCAAATTCTACACCGAAGTCCTCGGTCTCTACACCATCATGGAGCCGACCGAGGTGTTCGAGGACGACAGCCCGATCGGCGTGATGTGCACCGATGTGTTCGGCCCGAACTGGAAATCGCTGAAGATCGTGCACCTTGCCACCGCCGACCGCGTGGGCATCGAAATCTTCGAGTTTCCGGGCAATTATGCCCCCGAGGACAATCTCGCCCACAAACGCCACGGAACGTTCCACTTCTGCGTGCAGGATCCCGACGTCGAAGGGCTGGTCGAAAAGATCGTCGCTGCCGGTGGCAAGCAGCGCATGCCGATCCGCGAATATTACCCCGGCGAGAAGCCCTATCGCATGTGCTATGTCGAGGACCCGTTCGGGATCGTCTTCGAAATCTACAGCCACAGCTACGAGCTTACCTATTCGGAAGGCGCGTACTCGTAA
- a CDS encoding LysR family transcriptional regulator produces the protein MNDLNSLWLKSFTVLCEERHFTRAAARLNMTQPGMSQHIAKLEQKLGVALIERDAPGFALTDAGEKTLAMARARWREERDFLESLDDEDEDRGKISAASSSSFAMLLYPALIQWMADAPGISASLTAAPEDSIVAGVLSGSYDVGVIANAPRHPRLTAEYLGAEPLDLILPRKWDGRQPRFEDLQSLGFVQHPDGTTYADAVLGSNFAKEYRGAERLHVRSTVNQIGQIPEPVARGLGYSILPRSGVLAYPGREQLSIAQCPQPSFLELHLVELKRRARSPRVEKLFRLVRKEAGKLECR, from the coding sequence ATGAATGACCTCAATTCCCTATGGCTAAAGTCCTTCACCGTCCTGTGCGAGGAACGCCATTTCACCCGAGCGGCAGCGCGCCTCAACATGACCCAGCCCGGCATGTCCCAGCACATTGCGAAGCTGGAGCAGAAACTGGGCGTGGCGCTTATCGAACGCGATGCCCCGGGGTTCGCCCTGACCGATGCAGGAGAGAAAACCCTCGCCATGGCGCGCGCGCGATGGCGCGAGGAACGCGACTTTCTCGAAAGCCTCGATGATGAAGACGAAGACCGCGGCAAGATTAGCGCGGCGAGTTCGAGCAGCTTCGCAATGCTGCTCTATCCTGCCCTGATACAGTGGATGGCGGACGCGCCCGGAATTTCCGCAAGCCTTACGGCGGCGCCCGAGGACAGTATCGTCGCGGGGGTCCTGTCAGGGAGCTACGATGTCGGCGTGATCGCGAACGCGCCGCGCCATCCCCGCCTGACCGCCGAATATCTGGGGGCGGAGCCGCTGGACCTCATCCTGCCCCGCAAATGGGACGGACGCCAGCCGCGTTTCGAGGACCTGCAATCGCTGGGGTTCGTCCAGCATCCGGACGGCACGACCTATGCGGATGCCGTGCTCGGATCGAACTTCGCCAAGGAATACCGGGGCGCGGAAAGACTGCACGTCCGCAGCACCGTCAACCAGATCGGGCAAATTCCCGAGCCCGTGGCGCGGGGACTGGGCTATTCGATCCTCCCGCGCAGCGGGGTCCTCGCGTACCCGGGGCGCGAGCAGCTTTCGATTGCGCAATGCCCCCAGCCCAGTTTCCTCGAACTGCATCTGGTGGAACTCAAGCGAAGGGCCCGGTCACCGCGGGTCGAGAAACTGTTCCGCCTGGTTCGAAAAGAGGCCGGAAAGCTTGAATGCCGGTAG